Proteins encoded together in one Haloarcula rubripromontorii window:
- the fdhF gene encoding formate dehydrogenase subunit alpha: protein MSTDKSIPRVPDVHDPQPETPVTREFETGTANDPDVGTDADEPTTLTVDGRSVTVAPGSTIIDALQDLDDDVVSVDLGAEGVEDDADVPALCYYDRDGDCSDEIGPRSECRTCMVETEQHGLVPSCSFPAEDGLTVSTDTPDAEEARSVNLDLVLSNHNLRCTTCNGNGRCELQDAAISEGVDHPRYGVFDERDQYEPIDDTSSFIQIDRNKCILCNRCVDACNDVQVEGVLRVEGHGEDTRIGFQSDAETMHDSECVSCGHCATVCPTGSLTEKGIDGAATLPLPGFTQRNSIGTVIEHEDAETIDDTTAPNRGFEPGDPRAAKGKKGLARFASAAKRRAGDIAKDYGRKAFLAGEHTAESIAANTMPEGRLFDIASTVSDYRLSKIDKEETTCGFCAVGCRFEMWGKDGDSLGVVPVDDPDDAPANNFSTCVKGKFGHEFANSKQRVTEPLVRNDEGDLEPTSWDEALDHVVERFTEIQDDHGIDSLGCLASSKGSNEEAYLVQKFARQVLGTKNIDNCARLCHSSTVAALQQTLGYGAMTNRINEDIGEADAYLISGSNTTESHPVLATRIKQNVRDGADLVVFDPRKVGIAEHADQYTRTNPGYDVAWLNGLIRYIIEHDLHDEEFIERNTKNFEEVREKVQAFTPEKVEELAGVSPEELASAAETLAAADSVVFGWAMGMTQQSHGTENLIAMADLALVLGQVGKPGAGLSPFRGQNNVQGGGGDMGTLPGSLPGYQNPADEEVAEKFADAWGERPPEEPGLKVPEMLAEAHAGNLRGMYVVGENPALSEPDIQHAAEALEDMEFLVVQDIFMTETAEYADVVLPAATSPEKHGTFTNTERRIQRVRPTSEPPGEARQDWEITQALARRLGYDWDYDHPREVMDEINSLAPIYGGVTYDRLESGEEHGLQWPCWDEDHEGTPYLYDYEEGNFNFEDGKARFVPADGGHPGEIPDEEYPLTLTSGRVLYHWHTGQITRRVEGLMSHVGESFVEVHPETAENLGIGDGEYVRVESRRGDIVVKAQVTDRVGPGTLFIPMHFAAGAVNKLTGETFDPTAGIPEYKVSSVRVEVLGPETDETVLRTPDAGGKQVRKRGAGDD from the coding sequence ATGAGCACAGACAAATCGATTCCGCGAGTTCCCGACGTACACGACCCACAGCCAGAGACGCCAGTCACCCGCGAGTTCGAGACCGGCACCGCCAACGACCCCGACGTGGGGACCGACGCGGACGAACCGACGACGCTCACCGTCGACGGCCGCTCCGTCACCGTCGCCCCGGGCTCGACCATCATCGACGCCTTGCAGGACCTCGACGACGACGTGGTCAGCGTCGACCTCGGCGCGGAGGGGGTCGAAGACGACGCCGACGTGCCGGCGCTGTGTTACTACGACCGCGACGGCGACTGCAGCGACGAAATCGGCCCGCGCAGCGAGTGTCGTACCTGCATGGTCGAGACCGAGCAACACGGGCTGGTCCCGTCGTGTTCGTTCCCCGCCGAGGACGGCCTCACCGTCTCGACGGACACGCCCGACGCCGAGGAGGCCCGCAGCGTCAACCTCGACCTCGTGCTGTCGAACCACAACCTCCGGTGTACCACCTGCAACGGCAACGGCCGCTGCGAACTGCAGGACGCCGCTATCAGCGAGGGCGTCGACCATCCCCGCTACGGCGTCTTCGACGAGCGCGACCAGTACGAACCCATCGACGACACGTCCTCGTTCATCCAGATAGACCGCAACAAGTGCATCCTCTGTAACCGCTGTGTCGACGCCTGCAACGACGTGCAGGTCGAGGGCGTCCTCCGCGTCGAGGGCCACGGCGAGGACACCCGCATCGGCTTCCAGTCCGACGCCGAGACGATGCACGACTCGGAGTGTGTCTCCTGTGGCCACTGCGCGACGGTCTGTCCCACCGGCTCGCTGACCGAGAAGGGCATCGACGGCGCGGCGACGCTTCCGCTGCCGGGCTTTACCCAGCGAAACTCCATCGGGACGGTCATTGAACACGAGGACGCCGAGACCATCGACGACACCACCGCCCCGAACCGCGGGTTCGAACCCGGCGACCCGAGAGCGGCGAAAGGGAAGAAAGGTCTCGCCAGGTTCGCCTCGGCGGCGAAACGCCGGGCCGGCGACATCGCCAAGGACTACGGCAGGAAGGCGTTCCTCGCCGGGGAGCACACCGCCGAGAGCATCGCGGCGAACACGATGCCCGAGGGCCGGCTGTTCGACATCGCCAGCACGGTCAGCGACTACCGCCTCTCGAAAATCGACAAGGAGGAGACGACCTGCGGGTTCTGTGCCGTCGGCTGTCGGTTCGAGATGTGGGGCAAGGACGGCGACTCGCTGGGGGTCGTCCCGGTCGACGACCCCGACGACGCGCCCGCGAACAACTTCTCGACCTGCGTGAAAGGGAAGTTCGGCCACGAGTTCGCCAACAGCAAACAGCGGGTCACCGAACCGCTCGTCCGCAACGACGAGGGCGACCTCGAACCCACGAGCTGGGACGAGGCGCTGGACCACGTCGTCGAGCGCTTCACCGAGATTCAGGACGACCACGGCATCGACTCGCTGGGCTGTCTGGCCTCGTCGAAGGGGAGCAACGAGGAGGCCTACCTCGTCCAGAAGTTCGCCCGGCAGGTGCTGGGGACGAAAAATATCGACAACTGCGCCCGGCTATGTCACTCCTCGACGGTCGCCGCGCTCCAGCAGACGCTGGGCTACGGTGCGATGACCAACCGCATCAACGAGGACATCGGCGAGGCCGACGCCTACCTCATCAGCGGGTCCAACACGACGGAGTCCCATCCGGTGCTGGCAACGCGAATCAAGCAGAACGTCCGCGACGGGGCCGACCTCGTCGTGTTCGACCCGCGGAAGGTCGGCATCGCCGAACACGCCGACCAGTACACCCGCACCAACCCCGGCTACGACGTGGCCTGGCTCAACGGCCTCATCCGGTACATCATCGAACACGACCTCCACGACGAGGAGTTCATCGAGCGCAATACGAAGAACTTCGAGGAAGTCAGGGAGAAAGTCCAGGCGTTCACGCCGGAGAAAGTCGAAGAACTGGCGGGCGTCTCGCCCGAGGAACTCGCCTCGGCGGCCGAAACCCTCGCCGCGGCCGACAGCGTCGTCTTCGGCTGGGCGATGGGGATGACCCAGCAGAGCCACGGCACGGAGAACCTCATCGCGATGGCCGACCTCGCGCTCGTCCTGGGCCAGGTCGGCAAGCCCGGGGCCGGCCTCTCGCCGTTCCGCGGGCAGAACAACGTCCAGGGCGGCGGCGGCGACATGGGCACGCTTCCGGGGAGCCTGCCGGGCTATCAGAACCCGGCGGACGAGGAGGTCGCTGAGAAGTTCGCCGACGCGTGGGGCGAGCGACCGCCGGAAGAACCGGGGCTCAAAGTGCCGGAGATGCTCGCCGAGGCCCACGCGGGCAACCTCCGCGGGATGTACGTCGTCGGCGAGAACCCGGCGCTGTCGGAGCCGGACATCCAGCACGCCGCCGAGGCCCTGGAAGACATGGAGTTCCTCGTCGTTCAAGACATCTTCATGACCGAGACGGCGGAGTACGCGGACGTGGTGTTGCCCGCTGCCACCTCGCCGGAGAAACACGGCACGTTTACCAACACTGAGCGCCGCATCCAGCGGGTCCGCCCCACGTCCGAACCGCCGGGCGAGGCCCGCCAGGACTGGGAAATCACGCAGGCGCTGGCCCGTCGACTGGGCTACGACTGGGACTACGACCACCCGCGCGAAGTGATGGACGAAATCAACTCCCTCGCGCCCATCTACGGCGGCGTCACCTACGACCGCCTGGAATCCGGCGAGGAGCACGGCCTGCAGTGGCCCTGCTGGGACGAGGACCACGAGGGGACGCCGTACCTCTACGACTACGAGGAGGGGAACTTCAACTTCGAGGACGGGAAGGCCCGCTTCGTCCCCGCGGACGGCGGCCACCCCGGCGAGATTCCGGACGAGGAGTACCCGCTGACGCTCACCTCCGGGCGGGTGCTGTATCACTGGCACACGGGCCAGATAACGCGCCGCGTCGAGGGGCTGATGAGCCACGTCGGCGAGAGCTTCGTCGAGGTCCACCCCGAGACGGCCGAGAACCTCGGCATCGGCGACGGGGAGTACGTCCGCGTCGAGTCCCGCCGGGGCGACATCGTCGTCAAGGCTCAGGTCACCGACCGCGTCGGTCCGGGGACGCTGTTCATCCCGATGCACTTCGCCGCCGGTGCGGTCAACAAGCTCACCGGGGAGACGTTCGACCCGACCGCCGGTATCCCGGAGTACAAGGTTTCGAGCGTCCGCGTGGAAGTGCTGGGTCCGGAGACGGACGAGACGGTGCTACGGACGCCGGACGCCGGCGGGAAACAGGTCCGGAAGCGAGGCGCTGGCGACGACTGA
- a CDS encoding creatininase family protein: MDLQTETWTDMADVETDLALLPVGSTEQHGPHAPLGTDTLDAETVAESGAERYEDPVVVAPAVPVGVAEEHRAFTGTLWTAESTFRSYVRDIVGSLASHGWDHVVLVNGHGGNIDALREVSGRITRHDDAFAVPFTWFNAVGDHSADMGHGGPLETSLLQHTNPETVHEDRLDEAADGGSDGWGEWQSGVNLAFDSDEFTENGVVGDPREGSAERGETLLELATESLVDLLDEIADRPVGPRD; the protein is encoded by the coding sequence ATGGACTTACAGACGGAGACGTGGACCGATATGGCCGATGTCGAGACGGACTTGGCCCTTCTTCCCGTCGGAAGTACGGAGCAACACGGGCCACACGCACCGCTCGGGACGGACACGCTCGACGCCGAGACGGTCGCCGAAAGCGGGGCCGAGCGCTACGAGGACCCCGTCGTCGTCGCACCGGCAGTCCCCGTCGGCGTGGCCGAAGAGCATCGAGCGTTCACCGGCACGCTGTGGACCGCCGAGTCGACGTTCCGGTCATACGTTCGGGACATCGTCGGGAGCCTCGCCAGCCACGGGTGGGATCACGTGGTGCTGGTCAACGGCCACGGCGGCAACATCGACGCGCTGCGGGAAGTGTCGGGGCGGATAACCCGCCACGACGATGCCTTCGCCGTCCCGTTCACGTGGTTTAACGCAGTCGGTGACCACAGCGCTGACATGGGCCACGGCGGGCCGCTGGAAACGTCGCTGCTCCAGCACACGAACCCGGAGACCGTCCACGAGGACCGACTGGACGAGGCCGCAGACGGCGGCAGCGACGGCTGGGGAGAGTGGCAAAGCGGCGTCAACCTCGCCTTTGACTCCGACGAGTTCACCGAGAACGGCGTCGTCGGCGACCCGCGCGAGGGCAGCGCAGAACGCGGGGAGACGCTGCTGGAACTGGCCACAGAGTCGCTCGTCGACCTCCTTGACGAGATCGCAGACCGCCCGGTCGGACCGCGGGACTGA
- a CDS encoding CPBP family glutamic-type intramembrane protease: MLRPDTGLPRFSGGPLIPVATYLLVITVLAGLVTISPGASPPPILGMIWGVGLVALTAGALRIEAVSPRSLCPPIRTLGPVVGVVAAFWGLYNLVAVALAMGGVSGFEASLSRTAAHPLLYLAALFSSLLFTAIPEEFLFRAYLQQKFTGLVGGTTIRAVLSGIGLAAVLFALFHLPRWFLASGHGVSSALAGRLIGLTLMGLAYGCVYVLSGNLWLVALFHASMNHPPLLVTVTFPPELHLVVSVIEYAAILSLVALTVRLGGAAGTSLIWSQRTISASTGD, encoded by the coding sequence ATGTTGCGCCCTGATACTGGCCTGCCGCGATTCAGCGGTGGGCCGTTGATTCCCGTTGCAACGTACCTCCTTGTGATTACCGTCCTCGCCGGACTGGTGACCATCTCCCCCGGCGCATCGCCGCCGCCTATCTTGGGAATGATATGGGGTGTCGGTCTCGTTGCACTCACCGCTGGTGCACTCAGAATCGAGGCCGTCTCACCGCGCTCTCTGTGCCCACCTATTCGCACACTCGGTCCTGTCGTCGGAGTGGTCGCTGCGTTCTGGGGACTGTACAACCTCGTTGCGGTCGCCCTGGCGATGGGTGGTGTCTCCGGGTTCGAAGCCTCACTGTCGAGAACCGCTGCCCACCCGCTGCTGTATCTCGCAGCGCTTTTCAGTTCGCTTCTGTTCACCGCTATCCCGGAAGAATTTCTCTTCCGTGCGTACCTGCAACAGAAATTCACGGGGCTGGTCGGTGGGACGACTATTCGCGCGGTGCTGTCTGGCATCGGCCTCGCCGCGGTCCTGTTTGCCCTGTTTCACCTCCCGCGGTGGTTCCTCGCATCGGGGCACGGTGTTAGCTCAGCGCTCGCAGGCAGACTCATCGGATTGACGCTCATGGGTCTGGCTTACGGGTGCGTGTACGTACTCTCGGGTAACCTCTGGCTCGTCGCCCTGTTCCATGCCTCGATGAATCACCCGCCGCTTCTCGTCACAGTGACTTTCCCACCCGAGCTACATCTGGTGGTCAGCGTGATCGAGTACGCTGCCATCCTCTCGCTGGTCGCTCTCACTGTTCGACTGGGAGGGGCTGCTGGAACATCGCTTATCTGGTCACAGCGGACTATCTCCGCCTCGACTGGGGACTGA
- a CDS encoding S8 family serine peptidase, translated as MRDRTVLLLAVVAIASLTGSIAVLAVTGPTDARPNEDDLKSVSVSNGTTGQFAELHAAGITGSNVTVGIVDPTGFDTESKAIAGHVAKTRAFGAGPVDETGEAHGTATAAVVSRTAPDADLYLARVDSVDSYRQAVDWLVREDVDVVVAPVSFYGQPGDGTGPVARSATQATESGSVFIAPAGNLAEAHWSGQYTVETVQNRTVAFTNGSRQNYIRGGTKITVWLSWEQAHADEDYTVELYRTNGTDARLVARSQPYRGDDVPNERIVADVRPGDYYLVIRGPASPTGARLRLVSPTHELQHTSTRNSIVAPGTARKAITVGAYNSRVKQLEPFSSRGPTVDERPGVDIVAPDRKFAAAAPDGFVGSSAAVPYVGGTAALLLEANESLTPRETERLLERTARDVGRPGLDNETGHGAVRPVRAVRTAQNRTDG; from the coding sequence GTGCGTGATCGGACTGTACTGCTGCTGGCCGTCGTCGCAATCGCATCGCTCACTGGTAGCATCGCAGTACTCGCAGTGACTGGTCCGACAGACGCCCGCCCGAATGAGGACGATCTCAAATCGGTGTCGGTGTCAAACGGAACGACCGGCCAGTTCGCCGAACTCCATGCGGCCGGGATCACGGGGTCGAACGTCACGGTCGGTATTGTCGACCCAACAGGATTTGATACGGAGTCGAAAGCGATTGCCGGGCACGTCGCCAAGACGCGGGCCTTCGGTGCCGGTCCCGTAGACGAGACCGGCGAGGCTCATGGGACCGCGACGGCTGCCGTCGTTTCACGGACCGCACCGGACGCAGACCTGTATCTCGCTCGGGTCGACAGCGTCGACAGTTATCGGCAGGCAGTCGACTGGCTGGTCCGAGAGGACGTCGATGTGGTCGTCGCACCTGTTTCGTTCTACGGACAGCCGGGCGATGGAACCGGACCGGTCGCTCGGAGCGCGACCCAAGCGACGGAGAGTGGATCAGTGTTCATCGCCCCAGCCGGTAATCTCGCAGAGGCCCACTGGTCAGGTCAGTACACCGTCGAAACCGTCCAGAATCGGACAGTCGCGTTTACCAACGGGAGCAGGCAGAATTACATCCGGGGTGGGACCAAAATCACGGTCTGGCTCTCGTGGGAACAGGCCCACGCAGACGAGGATTACACGGTCGAACTGTATCGAACGAACGGCACCGACGCCCGCCTCGTCGCTCGCTCACAGCCCTACCGCGGCGACGACGTGCCAAACGAGCGAATCGTCGCTGATGTCAGGCCCGGCGACTACTATCTCGTGATTCGCGGGCCGGCATCGCCGACTGGCGCACGGCTACGGCTCGTCTCACCGACGCACGAGCTCCAGCACACGTCTACTCGAAACAGCATCGTCGCTCCGGGGACGGCCCGCAAAGCGATTACAGTCGGGGCGTACAACAGCCGAGTCAAGCAGCTCGAACCGTTCAGTTCCCGAGGCCCGACGGTCGACGAGCGGCCCGGTGTCGACATCGTAGCACCGGACAGGAAGTTCGCCGCCGCCGCACCTGACGGGTTCGTCGGCTCTTCGGCCGCAGTCCCATACGTCGGCGGAACCGCGGCCCTACTGCTTGAGGCAAACGAGTCGCTAACGCCCCGCGAAACAGAACGCCTCCTAGAGCGGACCGCGAGAGACGTGGGACGACCGGGACTCGACAACGAAACCGGCCACGGGGCGGTCCGTCCAGTTCGTGCAGTCCGGACTGCACAGAACCGTACTGACGGTTAA
- a CDS encoding ArsR/SmtB family transcription factor → MSSLIERIQERTGTADESPRVLDVAENETDDVLDALASDTSRSLFRTLYDDPGTPSEIADRCDTSVQNVHYHVSNLEDADLIEPVETVYSSKGNEMTVYGPASDPIVLVGDRDLAPRIQQSMSNVVTGIGLIGFASLFVQWGAERLADTTAGAEVLAPASPHAGPVSGTSTLAWFVFEVVEPGVLFFCLCLTVLGIAAVLADE, encoded by the coding sequence ATGTCGAGCCTTATCGAAAGAATACAGGAACGGACCGGGACAGCCGACGAGTCACCGCGGGTACTCGATGTTGCGGAGAACGAAACCGACGACGTACTCGATGCGCTCGCGTCGGACACCAGCCGGTCGCTGTTCCGCACGCTGTATGACGACCCCGGAACGCCGTCCGAGATAGCGGACCGATGTGACACGTCGGTTCAGAACGTCCACTACCACGTCTCGAACCTCGAAGACGCAGACCTCATCGAGCCGGTCGAAACGGTGTATTCGTCGAAGGGCAACGAGATGACCGTGTACGGTCCCGCGAGCGACCCGATTGTACTGGTCGGCGACCGCGACCTAGCGCCGCGCATCCAGCAGTCGATGAGCAATGTCGTTACGGGAATAGGACTGATCGGCTTTGCGAGTCTCTTCGTCCAGTGGGGTGCAGAAAGACTGGCAGACACAACCGCCGGAGCCGAGGTTTTAGCTCCGGCAAGTCCGCATGCAGGGCCAGTCAGTGGAACCAGCACGCTCGCATGGTTCGTTTTCGAAGTGGTCGAGCCGGGCGTGCTGTTTTTCTGTCTCTGTCTCACCGTTCTCGGTATCGCTGCGGTACTGGCTGACGAGTGA
- a CDS encoding DUF7827 domain-containing protein, with product MSVRSVALAAMLIAVAATGPGLTAAEQQATVSEDSLPLHADEQQVVTGETTLDSGTEMTVRIKSVNASNPFLMQRQVSVQPNGTFVAQFDLSDLPANVSYELSAHVDGDTLFKRTETIAECDGNCTDPVPDIQTPTETDSDEEVVTVPQGGTAEIPISMRDGGDKTLSVGSEAVNYQINATVSDDDDDGEVLVLFDTAAAGRDSETLSVADDGDSLTVTATEPDLSSPLAPAAYTYRVFESRETDDTPTTGTLLIEANETANEEFEVEETAEFGFEKSVSNVQQGDTGRIPIVLTTADAATISIGSPASNYEINATLRDGNGDDRVSLLFDTTAAGHDDPTLETAADADAVAVESGSEVALDSQLAATDYDLSLYRGTDATGQPDAIGTLVVTDGANSSTDAASDGVDSVTGETGAQQSQGGDFEIGAGAIAVGGVLAIAGVGLCLRSIMN from the coding sequence GTGAGCGTTCGGTCGGTAGCGTTGGCCGCGATGCTTATCGCCGTGGCGGCGACGGGTCCGGGGCTTACCGCTGCGGAGCAGCAAGCCACGGTCTCAGAAGACAGCCTGCCGCTGCACGCCGACGAACAACAGGTGGTCACCGGGGAGACCACGCTGGACTCTGGGACGGAGATGACGGTCCGGATCAAGTCAGTCAACGCATCGAACCCGTTCCTTATGCAGAGACAGGTCAGCGTGCAACCCAACGGGACGTTCGTCGCCCAGTTCGATCTGTCGGACCTGCCGGCGAACGTCTCCTACGAACTGTCCGCTCATGTCGACGGCGACACGCTGTTTAAACGTACTGAGACCATCGCTGAGTGCGACGGCAACTGCACCGACCCGGTACCGGACATCCAGACTCCGACAGAGACTGATTCGGACGAAGAGGTCGTCACGGTCCCGCAGGGTGGAACAGCCGAAATTCCGATTTCGATGCGTGATGGCGGCGACAAAACGCTCTCGGTCGGCAGTGAGGCGGTTAATTATCAGATCAACGCGACTGTCAGTGATGACGATGATGACGGTGAAGTGCTGGTTCTCTTCGACACTGCGGCCGCCGGCAGAGACTCGGAGACCCTCAGTGTCGCGGACGACGGCGACTCGCTCACCGTCACTGCGACAGAGCCTGACCTCTCGTCGCCGCTTGCCCCCGCAGCGTACACCTACCGCGTGTTCGAGAGCCGAGAAACCGACGACACGCCGACCACCGGGACCCTCCTCATCGAAGCAAACGAGACGGCAAACGAGGAGTTCGAGGTCGAGGAGACTGCCGAATTCGGCTTCGAGAAGTCGGTATCTAACGTTCAACAAGGCGACACCGGTCGGATTCCAATCGTCCTCACAACTGCTGACGCGGCCACCATCTCTATTGGCAGCCCGGCCAGCAACTACGAGATCAATGCGACCCTCCGTGACGGGAACGGGGATGATCGTGTCAGTCTCCTCTTTGACACTACGGCGGCCGGACACGATGATCCCACTCTCGAAACCGCGGCGGATGCCGACGCCGTAGCGGTCGAATCGGGTTCAGAGGTCGCTCTTGACTCGCAACTCGCTGCAACCGATTACGACCTGTCGCTGTACCGTGGGACTGACGCGACCGGCCAGCCCGACGCAATCGGAACGCTGGTGGTTACCGACGGCGCCAACTCGTCTACGGATGCGGCTTCCGATGGGGTTGATTCAGTTACCGGTGAAACGGGCGCACAGCAGTCACAGGGCGGTGACTTCGAAATCGGTGCCGGCGCTATCGCCGTCGGCGGCGTCCTCGCCATCGCCGGCGTGGGGCTGTGCTTGCGGTCCATCATGAACTGA
- a CDS encoding PRC-barrel domain-containing protein has product MRTVLANQLSNVRVVSTDGREVGTLQNITVDTATGELQSIVIDSDVQEIFGVERDPDGDIRLPASLIESMRDHLTIQPPAQQGVAGGGTVDS; this is encoded by the coding sequence ATGCGAACGGTCCTCGCAAATCAGCTCTCCAACGTCCGGGTCGTGAGTACCGATGGCCGCGAAGTCGGCACACTGCAAAACATTACCGTCGACACGGCCACAGGAGAACTTCAATCGATCGTCATCGACAGCGACGTTCAGGAGATATTCGGCGTTGAGCGGGATCCCGACGGGGATATTCGATTGCCAGCATCCCTCATCGAATCGATGCGGGACCACCTGACCATTCAGCCGCCTGCACAGCAGGGTGTCGCAGGTGGCGGTACCGTGGACTCGTAG
- a CDS encoding TetR/AcrR family transcriptional regulator → MTGPSDRTFSDQTEEIMQATYRALREHGYADLTIKRIADEYGKSTAAVHYYYDTKDDLLAAFLDYLLEQFVDSIHDVETTDPEARLDLLLDELLVKLQENPDLSVALLEMRSQAPYKEAFSDRFRQNDEYIRYLLKAVINHGIDEGVFNDVDAEHVTRSLLTIIDGARTRAVMLDDTAELETARQTASEYADAMLR, encoded by the coding sequence ATGACTGGGCCATCGGACCGGACCTTCTCGGACCAGACCGAGGAGATAATGCAAGCGACCTACCGCGCGTTGCGCGAGCACGGCTATGCTGACCTCACAATAAAACGGATCGCGGACGAGTACGGCAAATCGACGGCTGCAGTGCACTACTACTACGACACGAAAGACGACCTGCTCGCGGCCTTTCTCGATTATCTGCTGGAGCAGTTCGTCGATTCAATTCATGACGTCGAGACGACGGACCCCGAAGCACGACTGGACCTCTTGCTTGATGAACTACTCGTCAAACTCCAAGAAAACCCCGACCTCTCGGTCGCCCTGCTAGAGATGCGGAGTCAAGCACCGTACAAGGAGGCGTTCAGCGACCGGTTCCGCCAGAACGACGAGTATATTCGGTACCTGCTCAAGGCGGTCATCAACCACGGCATCGATGAGGGTGTGTTCAACGATGTCGATGCGGAACACGTTACCCGTTCGCTGCTGACGATCATCGACGGTGCCCGGACCCGCGCCGTGATGCTAGATGACACTGCGGAACTCGAAACGGCCCGACAGACGGCGAGTGAGTACGCCGACGCGATGTTACGGTGA
- a CDS encoding TetR/AcrR family transcriptional regulator, with the protein MDDDTATEILEATYRALCQHGYAALTVKDIAVEADQSKALIHYYYDSKENLFREFLDFLYERYTARILAVNGRTPRQALDSLLDTVLTERRPTPGANFRTALLEIKAQAPYNDAFRTQLAKFDTVLFDRLREIISAGIETGEFDSAVEPAVAAQFLVTAITGAHARHVATDRSIDQFSEAITRYVETHFRAETPAGATR; encoded by the coding sequence ATGGATGACGATACAGCTACTGAAATTCTTGAGGCGACGTACCGCGCCCTCTGCCAGCACGGGTACGCCGCGCTCACGGTCAAAGACATCGCTGTCGAGGCAGATCAGAGCAAAGCGTTGATTCACTACTACTACGACAGTAAAGAGAACCTCTTTCGGGAGTTTCTGGATTTCTTGTACGAGCGATACACTGCAAGGATACTGGCCGTCAACGGGAGGACACCGCGGCAAGCGCTCGACTCGCTATTGGACACGGTTCTCACGGAAAGGCGACCGACGCCCGGTGCGAATTTCAGGACAGCACTTCTAGAAATAAAGGCACAAGCCCCGTACAACGACGCCTTCCGGACACAGCTCGCCAAGTTCGATACCGTTCTCTTCGACCGGTTACGTGAAATCATCTCGGCTGGCATCGAAACCGGAGAGTTCGATAGCGCGGTCGAGCCGGCCGTCGCAGCGCAGTTCCTCGTGACCGCGATTACCGGAGCGCATGCTCGACACGTCGCCACGGACCGCTCGATAGACCAGTTCAGCGAGGCGATTACGCGATACGTAGAGACCCATTTCCGAGCGGAGACGCCAGCGGGGGCGACCCGCTGA